In a single window of the Lycium ferocissimum isolate CSIRO_LF1 unplaced genomic scaffold, AGI_CSIRO_Lferr_CH_V1 ctg1173___fragment_1, whole genome shotgun sequence genome:
- the LOC132041798 gene encoding uncharacterized protein LOC132041798 gives MSCLVSWILLWECEKHDKEGLHPIFCPQCQGTGDGAVYDLNVFAMVERPTQETLYEMRQYKLKLQNAYDAWWESPEIVAKPSIGLRFPEHDSPPPQQGPVSPLCSIKIYKASA, from the exons ATGTCATGTCTTGTCAGCTGGATATTACTTTGGGAGTGTGAAAAGCATGACAAGGAGGGGCTACATCCAATCTTCTGCCCACAATGTCAAGGAACGGGCGACGGTGCTGTCTACGATTTGAATGTATTTGCTATGGTTGAAAGGCCTACTCAGGAAACCTTGTATGAG ATGCGCCAATACAAGCTGAAACTCCAAAATGCTTATGATGCGTGGTGGGAGAGTCCTGAAATTGTGGCTAAACCCTCCATAGGATTGCGCTTTCCTGAGCATGATTCACCACCACCACAACAG GGACCAGTTTCTCCACTTTGCTCTATCAAGATTTATAAGGCTAGTGCATAG